One window of the Synechococcus sp. CC9311 genome contains the following:
- a CDS encoding photosystem I assembly protein Ycf3, translated as MESHVFGFPVPRSNRNDNFIDKSFTVMADLIVKLLPINARAKEAYVYYRDGLSAQNDGDYAEALENYEESLKLEENAIDRGETLKNIAIIYMSNGEEERALETYQKALDENPKQPSCLKNMGLIYEKRGRTAEEEGRRDDADGWFDQAANVWTQAVRLNPGGYLDIENWLKSTGRSNVDVYF; from the coding sequence ATGGAATCACACGTTTTTGGGTTTCCTGTGCCGCGCAGCAATCGAAACGACAATTTTATCGACAAAAGCTTCACGGTCATGGCCGATCTCATCGTGAAGCTCCTGCCGATTAATGCCCGGGCCAAGGAAGCATATGTGTATTACCGCGACGGGCTCTCCGCCCAAAACGACGGCGATTACGCCGAAGCCTTGGAAAACTACGAGGAAAGCCTGAAGCTTGAAGAAAACGCGATCGACCGGGGCGAGACCCTCAAAAACATCGCCATCATCTACATGAGCAACGGCGAAGAAGAGCGAGCGCTGGAGACCTACCAAAAAGCATTGGATGAAAATCCCAAACAACCCTCATGCCTGAAAAACATGGGTCTCATTTATGAAAAACGTGGTCGCACCGCGGAAGAAGAGGGACGTCGTGATGATGCCGATGGCTGGTTTGATCAAGCAGCAAACGTTTGGACCCAAGCCGTCAGGCTGAATCCAGGTGGTTACCTCGACATTGAAAACTGGCTGAAATCAACCGGCCGCAGCAACGTGGACGTGTACTTCTGA